One genomic segment of Ancylobacter sp. IITR112 includes these proteins:
- a CDS encoding DUF1656 domain-containing protein yields the protein MTWNPLFHTLDFFGFYLPPVLMWALIAFIPFFALSRLARWSGFYALVWHRPLFDAALYVIVLAALTLGLPLLTGGPA from the coding sequence ATGACGTGGAATCCGCTGTTTCACACACTCGATTTTTTCGGCTTCTACCTGCCGCCGGTGCTGATGTGGGCGCTGATCGCCTTCATTCCCTTTTTCGCGCTGAGCCGGCTCGCCCGCTGGAGCGGCTTCTACGCCCTCGTCTGGCATCGCCCGCTGTTCGATGCCGCGCTCTATGTGATCGTTCTGGCCGCCCTGACTCTCGGGCTGCCGCTTCTGACAGGAGGTCCGGCATGA
- a CDS encoding efflux RND transporter periplasmic adaptor subunit encodes MSGHNAIRVAVTLATVAIAAFAGWHLWNYYLLSPWTRDARVLADVLRVAPDVSGLISTLHVRDNQTVRKGDLLFEIDPERFAAALNLARAEVTMKTAAMRLAQENAARFRTLQREDSPGFSIEAGEAMQTRAAEAEAALGVAQAQLTIAEINMRRSRVHAAVDGYVTNLTAVVGDYATAGEGVLAIVDSRSFYVYGYFMETKLPQIREGAPARVELMAGGVVLDGVVEGVARAIANPDDAAGLLARVDPQFSWIRLAQRLPVRIKLEALPPDVRLAAGMSATVVIKPAGEGG; translated from the coding sequence ATGAGCGGGCACAACGCCATTCGCGTCGCGGTGACGCTGGCCACGGTTGCCATCGCCGCCTTTGCCGGCTGGCATTTGTGGAACTACTACCTGCTGTCGCCGTGGACGCGCGATGCGCGGGTTCTGGCCGACGTGCTGCGCGTGGCGCCCGACGTGTCCGGACTGATCAGCACCCTCCATGTGCGCGACAACCAGACGGTGCGGAAGGGCGACCTCCTGTTCGAGATCGACCCGGAGCGCTTCGCGGCGGCGCTGAACCTCGCGCGGGCGGAGGTGACGATGAAGACGGCGGCGATGCGCCTTGCGCAGGAAAACGCCGCGCGCTTCCGCACCCTGCAGCGCGAGGACAGCCCGGGTTTTTCCATTGAGGCCGGGGAGGCCATGCAGACGCGCGCGGCCGAGGCCGAGGCGGCGCTGGGGGTGGCGCAGGCCCAACTGACCATCGCCGAAATCAATATGCGCCGCAGCCGTGTCCATGCGGCGGTGGACGGCTATGTCACCAACCTCACCGCGGTCGTCGGCGACTACGCCACGGCCGGCGAGGGGGTGCTGGCGATTGTCGATTCCCGCTCCTTCTATGTCTATGGCTACTTCATGGAGACCAAGCTGCCGCAGATCCGGGAAGGCGCCCCCGCCAGGGTGGAGCTGATGGCGGGCGGGGTGGTGCTGGACGGCGTGGTGGAGGGCGTGGCGCGGGCCATCGCCAACCCCGACGACGCGGCCGGGCTGCTGGCGCGGGTCGATCCGCAGTTCAGTTGGATCCGTCTCGCCCAGCGTCTGCCGGTGCGCATCAAGCTGGAAGCATTGCCGCCCGATGTCCGCCTCGCCGCCGGAATGTCCGCCACCGTGGTGATCAAGCCGGCGGGGGAGGGCGGTTAG
- a CDS encoding DUF6166 domain-containing protein: MKTYRGDRTIDGVAVTVDGALLPERTDIKPISRDGFEWSYEGVAPAQLALAMLADHFGAATPALQNYERFMREVVANFGNEWEFTTADIDAALTARAA; encoded by the coding sequence ATGAAGACATATCGCGGTGACAGGACCATCGACGGGGTGGCGGTGACGGTGGACGGCGCCTTGCTGCCGGAGCGCACCGACATCAAGCCGATCAGTCGCGACGGCTTCGAGTGGAGCTATGAGGGCGTCGCGCCCGCCCAGCTTGCCCTCGCCATGCTGGCCGATCATTTCGGCGCGGCCACGCCCGCCCTGCAGAATTATGAGCGCTTCATGCGCGAGGTGGTGGCCAATTTCGGCAATGAGTGGGAGTTCACCACCGCCGATATCGACGCCGCCCTGACCGCGCGCGCGGCCTGA